The following proteins are co-located in the Labrys monachus genome:
- a CDS encoding DsbA family oxidoreductase produces MNTTQPLRIDIFSDVVCPWCYVGRKRLDDALAAVADIPVELHWRPFFLQPDLPREGMDRQDFIEARFGSLEAYKARSQQLVAIAEAEGLPYRPDLIRRQPNTLDSHRLIHWAGTDPAGDRSSPMKRRLMELFFAEGGDLGDTDVLVQAAADCGMDPGSVRGRLATDEDADAVSAAAGAASAQGIDGVPTFVFAAKYALSGAQPADLLARAIRQVSAELNEPAAG; encoded by the coding sequence ATGAACACCACCCAACCCCTCCGGATCGATATTTTTTCCGATGTCGTCTGCCCCTGGTGCTATGTCGGCAGGAAGCGCCTGGACGATGCTCTGGCGGCCGTGGCCGATATCCCCGTCGAGCTGCATTGGCGCCCCTTCTTCCTCCAGCCCGACCTGCCGCGCGAGGGGATGGACCGGCAGGACTTCATCGAGGCGCGCTTCGGTTCGCTCGAGGCCTACAAGGCGCGGTCGCAGCAGCTCGTCGCGATCGCCGAGGCCGAGGGCCTTCCCTATCGCCCGGACCTCATCCGCCGCCAGCCCAACACGCTCGACAGCCATCGGCTGATTCACTGGGCCGGGACCGACCCTGCCGGCGACAGGTCGAGCCCGATGAAACGGCGCCTGATGGAGCTTTTCTTCGCGGAGGGCGGCGACCTCGGCGACACCGATGTGCTGGTGCAGGCGGCGGCCGATTGTGGCATGGATCCCGGCAGCGTCCGTGGCCGCCTCGCGACGGATGAGGACGCGGACGCCGTCTCGGCAGCGGCGGGGGCGGCTTCGGCGCAAGGCATCGACGGGGTTCCCACCTTTGTCTTCGCCGCCAAATATGCCCTGTCGGGCGCCCAGCCTGCCGATCTGCTCGCCCGCGCCATCCGGCAGGTCTCGGCGGAGCTGAACGAGCCGGCTGCCGGATAG
- a CDS encoding Gfo/Idh/MocA family protein, with the protein MSQHSIAIIGVGKIAIDQHLPVIAKNPAFRLAALVSQRGVQQPGVPTFATPAELYAALPDLDAVAICTPPSVRHAVALEALAAGKHVMLEKPPAPTVSELADLERHAGAGKRVLFATWHSQYNAGVDEARRRLAGQKIAALAITWKEDVKRWHPGQEWIWQPGGFGVFDPGINALSILTRIVPEPFFVSAAKLVYPANRDTPIAASLRFSSTAAEPGAPLTAEFDWRQTGDQTWTIEIRTAAGSVLTLIDGGSKLAVDGTLVVSEPMAEYEAIYARFAGLLDRGESAVDAAPFHLVADAMLVGARETTDAFDW; encoded by the coding sequence ATGAGCCAGCATTCCATCGCGATCATCGGCGTCGGCAAGATCGCCATCGACCAGCATCTGCCGGTCATCGCCAAGAACCCGGCCTTCCGGCTGGCCGCCCTCGTCAGCCAGCGCGGCGTGCAGCAGCCGGGCGTGCCGACCTTCGCCACGCCCGCCGAGCTCTACGCCGCCCTGCCCGATCTCGACGCCGTGGCGATCTGCACGCCGCCGAGCGTGCGGCATGCGGTGGCACTGGAAGCCCTCGCCGCCGGCAAGCACGTCATGCTCGAAAAGCCGCCCGCGCCCACGGTGAGCGAACTCGCCGATCTCGAGCGCCATGCCGGCGCCGGCAAGCGCGTGCTCTTCGCCACCTGGCACTCGCAATACAATGCCGGCGTCGACGAGGCCCGCCGCCGCCTCGCCGGCCAGAAGATCGCTGCGCTCGCCATCACCTGGAAGGAAGACGTCAAGCGCTGGCATCCGGGCCAGGAATGGATCTGGCAACCCGGCGGCTTCGGCGTGTTCGACCCCGGCATCAACGCGCTGTCGATCCTCACCAGGATCGTGCCGGAGCCCTTCTTCGTCAGCGCGGCGAAGCTCGTCTATCCCGCCAACCGCGACACGCCGATCGCCGCCTCGCTGCGCTTCTCCTCGACGGCGGCCGAACCCGGCGCGCCGCTCACGGCCGAATTCGACTGGCGCCAGACCGGCGACCAGACCTGGACCATCGAGATCCGCACCGCGGCGGGCAGCGTGCTCACGCTGATCGACGGCGGCTCGAAGCTCGCCGTCGACGGCACGCTCGTGGTCAGCGAGCCAATGGCCGAATATGAGGCGATCTATGCCCGCTTCGCCGGGCTGCTCGACCGCGGGGAAAGCGCCGTCGACGCCGCCCCCTTCCATCTGGTGGCCGATGCGATGCTGGTCGGCGCCCGCGAGACGACGGACGCGTTCGACTGGTGA
- a CDS encoding TauD/TfdA family dioxygenase produces the protein MDGSFSNAVELGENGLTTPLGNGASAYFNYYWLRDNCPTSFDPQTRERTYDIFSLSQRPVPERAHLVDGALEILWRGDGHVTRHALEWLASYAQGTPRSDPADLPRRLWYGGHYPDIARFSQPALMADKAQVARWLEAMLVEGVAILTDMPDSDEGLTQTARLIGHVRPTFFGEYFDVRTHIKPTNLAYTAKALELHTDTPAEDFAPGVQFLHCRANSVAGGSSLFLDGAAAAADLRREHPDDFALLSETSIPYYCEHDDYDMRSRQRVIELDDHGEVSGVTISQHMADVFDLPQTFLDRYYPAFCRFGRLLQADKYLMRFRLGAGECIVFDNHRIVHGREAYTAESGDRHLRGCYTDRGEMRSTYRALVTQGRFK, from the coding sequence ATGGACGGCTCTTTTTCGAATGCGGTCGAACTGGGCGAGAACGGTCTGACGACCCCCCTCGGCAATGGCGCATCGGCCTATTTCAACTATTACTGGCTGCGGGACAATTGTCCGACCTCGTTCGACCCGCAGACCCGCGAGCGGACCTACGACATCTTCTCGCTGTCGCAGCGGCCGGTGCCGGAACGCGCCCATCTCGTCGACGGCGCGTTGGAAATCCTGTGGCGGGGTGACGGCCATGTCACGCGGCACGCTCTCGAATGGCTCGCCTCCTATGCGCAGGGGACGCCGCGGTCCGATCCGGCCGACCTGCCGCGGCGCCTGTGGTATGGCGGCCACTATCCCGACATCGCCCGGTTTTCGCAGCCGGCGCTGATGGCCGACAAAGCGCAGGTCGCCCGATGGCTGGAGGCCATGCTCGTCGAGGGCGTCGCGATTCTGACCGACATGCCCGACAGCGACGAAGGGCTGACGCAGACCGCCAGGCTCATCGGCCATGTCCGGCCGACCTTCTTCGGCGAATATTTCGACGTCAGGACCCATATCAAGCCGACCAACCTCGCTTATACCGCCAAGGCGCTCGAACTCCATACCGATACGCCGGCCGAGGATTTCGCGCCCGGCGTGCAGTTCCTGCATTGCCGCGCCAACAGCGTGGCCGGCGGCTCCAGCCTCTTCCTCGACGGCGCGGCGGCGGCGGCGGACCTGCGCCGCGAGCATCCGGACGATTTCGCCCTCCTGTCGGAGACCTCCATTCCCTATTACTGCGAGCACGACGATTACGACATGCGCTCGCGCCAGCGCGTCATCGAGCTCGACGACCATGGCGAAGTGTCGGGGGTGACGATCAGCCAGCACATGGCGGATGTCTTCGACCTCCCGCAGACCTTCCTCGACAGATATTATCCCGCCTTCTGCCGCTTCGGCCGCCTGCTGCAGGCCGACAAATATCTCATGCGCTTCCGGCTCGGCGCCGGCGAGTGCATCGTGTTCGACAATCACCGCATCGTGCATGGCCGCGAGGCCTACACCGCCGAGAGCGGCGACCGGCACCTTCGCGGCTGCTACACCGATCGCGGCGAGATGCGCAGCACCTATCGCGCCCTCGTGACGCAGGGACGCTTCAAATGA
- a CDS encoding LysR substrate-binding domain-containing protein, producing the protein MTLPPLRLLTVFDTVVRRGGIRQASAALNVSQPAVSQSLRQLEDHLGARLLDRSVRPAVLTEAGLLLHRATVEGLGRIAEAVEEIGRLGTRTADAATIACSVGFATYWLMPRLAGFYDRHPDMAVNVMTTQHGAPQLTAGVDIAVRYGDGSWTDGRVQLLFAERIDPVCSPELAARLRNAGSGIADATLLHVDVDDESWVRWSRYLRGAGLPPNRRAGLHFTNYVQATQAALGGLGIMLGWRSITGDLVREGRLVPFLDAPMVPPDGFHLVTSPRPRSAATCQAVGAWLVEAAAPAPPDA; encoded by the coding sequence GTGACGCTTCCGCCGCTGCGCCTCCTCACCGTGTTCGATACCGTCGTGCGGCGCGGCGGCATCCGCCAGGCCTCGGCCGCGCTCAACGTCTCCCAGCCTGCCGTCAGCCAGTCCCTGCGCCAGCTCGAGGATCATCTGGGCGCCCGGCTGCTCGACCGCAGCGTCCGGCCGGCGGTACTCACCGAGGCCGGCCTGCTGCTGCACCGGGCGACGGTCGAGGGCCTCGGGCGCATCGCCGAGGCGGTGGAGGAGATCGGGCGGCTCGGCACGCGCACGGCCGATGCCGCGACGATCGCCTGTTCGGTGGGATTTGCGACCTATTGGCTGATGCCGCGTCTGGCCGGCTTCTACGACCGCCATCCGGACATGGCGGTCAATGTGATGACGACCCAGCACGGCGCTCCGCAGCTCACCGCCGGCGTCGATATCGCCGTCCGCTACGGCGACGGCAGCTGGACCGACGGGCGTGTCCAGCTCCTGTTCGCCGAACGGATCGATCCGGTCTGCAGCCCGGAACTCGCCGCCCGGCTGCGGAACGCCGGCAGCGGCATCGCCGACGCCACGCTCCTCCATGTCGATGTCGACGATGAAAGCTGGGTGCGCTGGAGCCGCTATCTGCGCGGCGCCGGGCTCCCCCCCAACCGGCGGGCCGGCCTCCATTTCACCAATTACGTGCAGGCGACGCAGGCCGCCCTCGGCGGCCTCGGCATCATGCTCGGCTGGCGGTCGATCACGGGCGACCTCGTCCGGGAGGGAAGGCTGGTGCCCTTCCTCGACGCTCCCATGGTGCCGCCGGACGGCTTCCATCTCGTGACGTCCCCGCGCCCCCGCTCGGCTGCGACATGCCAGGCCGTCGGCGCCTGGCTCGTCGAGGCCGCGGCGCCGGCCCCGCCCGACGCCTGA
- a CDS encoding VOC family protein, translated as MTLEDHIPTLRVARPSDDLDRLLPFYRDGLGLSVLYRFEDHQGFDGVMLGREGAPYHFEFTRARGHAAGRAPTQDNLLVFYLPRRPVWQAAADRMRAAGFAPVAAFNPYWDRDGVTFEDPDGYRIVFQHGAW; from the coding sequence ATGACCCTGGAAGATCATATCCCCACGCTGCGCGTGGCCCGGCCGAGCGACGATCTGGACCGCCTGCTGCCTTTCTATCGGGACGGGCTGGGCCTGAGCGTGCTCTATCGCTTCGAGGACCATCAAGGGTTCGACGGCGTGATGTTGGGTCGCGAGGGCGCGCCCTATCATTTCGAGTTCACCAGGGCGCGCGGCCATGCGGCCGGCAGGGCGCCGACGCAGGACAACCTGCTGGTCTTCTACCTGCCTCGACGCCCTGTGTGGCAGGCCGCCGCCGACCGGATGCGTGCCGCCGGCTTCGCGCCCGTCGCGGCTTTCAACCCCTACTGGGATCGCGACGGCGTCACCTTCGAAGATCCCGACGGATATCGCATCGTCTTCCAGCACGGCGCCTGGTGA
- a CDS encoding MFS transporter: MDHVTPEQTAVAAGADRHKWMVLSNTTLGMLAAFINASIILISLPAVFRGIGLQPLDPANTDILLWTIMGYMVVTSVLVVTFGRLGDMFGRARIYNLGFLVFTLSSIALSLMPTGPGAALYLVVMRIVQGVGGALMTATSTALLTDAFPPQERGLALGINTMAAIGGQFIGLLLGGLLADISWRLVFWISVPLGIVGTIWSYVSLRDRQLPQPGHIDWFGNVSFAVGLVLVLTAITDGIQPYGHAVTAWGSPKVLAELATGLVILTAFVAVERRVARPMFDLALFRIRAFAMGTVASLLSSIARGGLQFMLIIWLQGVWLPLHGYSFEETPLWAGIFMLPLTAGFLIAGFLSGPLSDRYGPRGFAAGGMVLGAASFVALALLPADFPYGLFAALIFLNGIGSGLFVTPNTTQIMNAVPARERGQASGVRATTLNAGQVLSIGIFFTLMIFGLAWTLPGVMETRLVAQGMPLDIARQVASAPPVASLFAAFLGYNPMGELIPPAALAALPPANAAIITGKHFFPELLSIPFMSGISIAFGFSTLLFLVAAATSWLGGGRQAAAKSDGHP, translated from the coding sequence ATGGATCACGTCACGCCCGAGCAGACCGCCGTCGCGGCCGGCGCCGACCGTCACAAATGGATGGTGCTGAGCAACACGACGCTTGGCATGCTCGCCGCCTTCATCAACGCATCGATCATCCTGATCAGCCTGCCGGCGGTGTTCCGCGGCATCGGCCTGCAGCCGCTCGACCCGGCCAACACCGACATCCTGCTGTGGACGATCATGGGCTACATGGTGGTGACCTCGGTGCTGGTGGTCACCTTCGGACGCCTCGGCGACATGTTCGGCCGGGCGCGCATCTACAATCTCGGTTTTCTCGTCTTCACCCTCTCCTCGATCGCGCTGAGCCTGATGCCGACCGGCCCGGGGGCGGCGCTCTATCTCGTGGTCATGCGCATCGTGCAGGGCGTCGGCGGGGCGCTGATGACGGCGACTTCGACCGCCCTGCTCACCGACGCCTTCCCGCCGCAGGAACGCGGCCTGGCGCTCGGCATCAACACCATGGCCGCGATCGGCGGCCAGTTCATCGGCCTGCTGCTCGGCGGCCTGCTCGCCGACATCTCCTGGCGGCTGGTGTTCTGGATCAGCGTGCCGCTCGGGATCGTCGGCACGATCTGGAGCTATGTCAGCCTGCGCGACCGGCAATTGCCGCAGCCCGGCCATATCGACTGGTTCGGCAATGTCAGCTTCGCCGTCGGCCTCGTCCTGGTGCTGACGGCGATCACCGACGGCATCCAGCCCTACGGCCATGCCGTCACCGCCTGGGGCAGCCCGAAGGTCCTCGCCGAGCTGGCGACCGGCCTGGTCATCCTCACCGCCTTCGTGGCGGTCGAGCGCCGGGTGGCGCGCCCGATGTTCGACCTCGCGCTGTTCCGCATCCGCGCCTTCGCCATGGGCACCGTCGCCAGCCTGCTGTCGTCGATCGCGCGGGGCGGCCTGCAGTTCATGCTGATCATCTGGCTGCAGGGCGTGTGGCTGCCCCTGCACGGCTACTCCTTCGAGGAAACGCCGCTGTGGGCCGGCATCTTCATGCTGCCGCTGACGGCGGGCTTCCTGATCGCCGGCTTCCTCTCTGGCCCGCTTTCGGACCGCTACGGCCCGCGCGGCTTCGCGGCGGGTGGCATGGTGCTCGGCGCCGCCTCCTTCGTGGCGCTCGCTCTGCTGCCGGCGGACTTTCCCTACGGCCTGTTCGCCGCCCTGATCTTCCTCAACGGCATCGGGTCGGGCCTGTTCGTCACGCCCAACACCACGCAAATCATGAATGCCGTGCCGGCGCGCGAGCGCGGACAGGCCTCCGGCGTGCGGGCGACCACGCTCAATGCCGGGCAGGTCCTCTCCATCGGCATCTTCTTCACCCTGATGATCTTCGGCCTCGCCTGGACGCTGCCGGGCGTGATGGAGACGCGGCTGGTGGCGCAGGGCATGCCGCTCGACATCGCCCGCCAGGTGGCTTCCGCGCCGCCGGTCGCCAGCCTGTTCGCGGCCTTCCTGGGCTACAATCCGATGGGCGAATTGATTCCGCCCGCTGCCCTCGCCGCCCTGCCGCCGGCGAATGCCGCCATCATCACCGGCAAGCACTTCTTCCCCGAACTGCTCTCGATCCCCTTCATGAGCGGCATCTCCATCGCCTTCGGCTTCTCGACCCTGCTCTTCCTCGTCGCGGCGGCGACGTCATGGCTCGGCGGCGGCCGGCAGGCCGCGGCGAAAAGCGACGGGCACCCCTGA
- a CDS encoding SDR family NAD(P)-dependent oxidoreductase — translation MALQDWFGLAGKRALVTGASRGLGRVMALALAEAGADVVITGRTAATLDKAAEEIRALGRQAWTLEADMAAPADCQAAFEEIVAERGPIDILVNNVGNRENSVGITEETLESWQDTLDRNLTSCFLGTRIVGAAMLAAGKGGRIINIASISGLIANRGIGGRGYETGKAAVLHFTRCAAADWAPHGITVNAICPGLFMTDTNRAWNEKRPDVIEAFVRNIPMGRPGEPHEIGPLAVYLASPAAAYVTGAAYVIDGGYTVW, via the coding sequence ATGGCACTGCAGGACTGGTTCGGGCTCGCGGGCAAGCGGGCTCTCGTCACCGGGGCGAGCCGCGGCCTCGGCCGCGTGATGGCGCTGGCGCTCGCCGAGGCGGGCGCCGACGTCGTCATCACCGGCCGCACGGCGGCGACGCTGGACAAGGCGGCGGAGGAGATCCGCGCCCTCGGCCGGCAGGCCTGGACGCTGGAGGCGGACATGGCGGCACCGGCCGATTGCCAAGCGGCCTTCGAGGAGATCGTCGCCGAGCGGGGCCCGATCGACATCCTCGTCAACAATGTCGGCAACCGCGAGAACAGCGTCGGGATCACCGAGGAGACGCTCGAAAGCTGGCAGGACACCCTCGACCGCAACCTGACGAGCTGCTTCCTCGGCACCAGGATCGTCGGCGCCGCCATGCTCGCCGCCGGCAAGGGCGGACGGATCATCAACATCGCCTCGATCAGCGGCCTGATCGCCAATCGCGGCATCGGCGGCCGCGGCTATGAGACCGGCAAGGCGGCGGTGCTGCACTTCACCCGCTGCGCCGCGGCCGACTGGGCCCCGCACGGCATCACGGTCAACGCCATCTGCCCAGGCCTGTTCATGACCGACACCAACCGGGCCTGGAACGAGAAGCGCCCCGACGTGATCGAGGCCTTCGTCAGGAACATTCCGATGGGCCGGCCGGGCGAGCCGCACGAGATCGGTCCGCTCGCCGTCTATCTCGCCAGCCCGGCCGCGGCCTATGTGACGGGCGCCGCCTATGTCATCGACGGCGGCTATACGGTGTGGTGA
- a CDS encoding class II aldolase/adducin family protein gives MNIATPISASAIHADEWALRVDLAAAFRLAAGFDWHESVGNHFSVALSADGGRFLMNPRWKHFSTIRASDLLLLDAGDAETMRRPNAPDASAWCIHGTIHARMPAARVLLHCHPPYATALASLKDPAMKPVDQNTARFFGLVGVDLGFSGLADEAEEGIRLAEAFGTHQVLLMGNHGVTVTAATVAEAFEHLYFFERASKTLMLAYASGQELNVMSDAVAAKTAEGWRAYNDMAFAHFEQLKAMLDRQDPSYRD, from the coding sequence ATGAACATCGCCACCCCGATTTCCGCGTCGGCGATCCATGCCGACGAATGGGCCCTGCGCGTCGATCTCGCCGCGGCGTTCCGCCTCGCGGCCGGCTTCGACTGGCACGAATCCGTCGGCAACCACTTCAGTGTGGCGCTGTCGGCGGATGGCGGGCGTTTCCTGATGAATCCGCGCTGGAAGCATTTTTCGACCATCCGGGCGAGCGACCTGCTGCTCCTCGATGCCGGCGATGCCGAAACGATGAGGCGTCCGAACGCGCCCGATGCCTCCGCCTGGTGCATCCACGGCACCATCCATGCGCGGATGCCGGCGGCGCGCGTGCTTCTGCACTGCCATCCGCCCTACGCGACCGCCCTGGCGTCGCTGAAGGATCCGGCGATGAAGCCGGTCGACCAGAATACCGCGCGCTTCTTCGGCCTCGTCGGCGTGGATCTCGGCTTTTCCGGCCTTGCGGACGAGGCCGAGGAGGGCATCAGGCTGGCCGAGGCGTTCGGCACCCACCAGGTCCTGCTGATGGGCAATCACGGCGTGACCGTCACCGCCGCGACGGTGGCCGAAGCGTTCGAGCATCTCTATTTCTTCGAGCGTGCCAGCAAGACGCTGATGCTGGCCTATGCCAGCGGGCAGGAGCTCAACGTCATGTCGGATGCGGTCGCCGCGAAGACCGCCGAAGGATGGCGGGCCTATAACGACATGGCCTTCGCCCATTTCGAGCAGCTCAAGGCCATGCTGGACCGGCAGGATCCGTCCTACCGGGACTGA
- a CDS encoding SulP family inorganic anion transporter produces MRILETLRREWLADIATNLLSGTLVALALIPEAIGFSIVAGVDPKIGLYASFSIAVVTAIVGGRPAMISAATASTAVLMITLVRDHGLQYLFAATILMGVFQVLAGVSRLGLLMKFVSRSVMTGFVNALAILIFMAQLPQLRGVGWETYAMVAAGLAIIYLFPLLTKRVPSALVSIVVLTAFTMITGLRLHTVGDMGELPSSLPFFAIPQVPFDLETLRIIFPYSLTMAAVGLLESLLTAQIVDDMTDTASNRNRECVGQGVANFITGFLGAMGGCAMIGQSVINVTAGGRTRLSTFFAGCFLLFLIVVLGDWVKQIPMPALVAVMIMVSISTFNWSSVVRLRSHPLSSSVVMVATVIVVVTTGDLAKGVLVGVLLSGVFFAAKVARILSVRSELSEDGTQRTYFVAGQVFFASSNSLVEAFDYLDVPKKVCIDLSQAHFWDITAIGALDSIVLKLRRHGAEVDVAGLNEASATMVERFGTHQRADAASGPAAH; encoded by the coding sequence ATGAGGATTCTGGAGACCCTCCGCCGCGAATGGCTGGCGGACATTGCAACGAATCTGCTGTCGGGCACCCTGGTCGCCCTGGCCCTGATCCCCGAAGCCATCGGCTTTTCCATCGTCGCCGGCGTCGACCCCAAGATCGGCCTCTACGCTTCCTTCTCCATCGCGGTGGTGACGGCGATCGTCGGCGGCCGCCCCGCCATGATCTCGGCCGCGACCGCCTCGACGGCGGTGCTGATGATCACGCTCGTGCGCGATCACGGCCTGCAATATCTGTTCGCCGCCACCATCCTCATGGGCGTGTTCCAGGTGCTGGCCGGCGTCTCCCGCCTCGGCCTCCTGATGAAGTTCGTCTCCCGCTCGGTGATGACCGGCTTCGTCAATGCGCTCGCGATCCTCATCTTCATGGCGCAGCTGCCGCAATTGCGCGGCGTCGGCTGGGAGACCTATGCCATGGTCGCCGCCGGCCTGGCGATCATCTATCTCTTCCCCCTCCTGACCAAGCGCGTTCCCTCGGCGCTGGTGAGCATCGTCGTGCTCACCGCCTTCACCATGATCACCGGGCTCCGGCTGCACACGGTCGGCGACATGGGCGAACTGCCGTCAAGCCTGCCCTTCTTCGCCATCCCGCAGGTGCCCTTCGACCTCGAGACGCTCCGCATCATCTTCCCCTATTCGCTGACCATGGCCGCCGTCGGCCTGCTTGAATCGCTGCTGACCGCCCAGATCGTCGACGACATGACGGACACCGCCAGCAACCGGAACCGTGAATGCGTCGGGCAGGGCGTCGCCAATTTCATCACCGGCTTCCTCGGCGCCATGGGCGGCTGCGCCATGATCGGGCAGTCGGTGATCAACGTCACCGCCGGCGGCCGCACCCGTCTTTCCACCTTCTTCGCCGGCTGCTTCCTGCTCTTCCTCATCGTCGTCCTCGGCGACTGGGTGAAGCAGATCCCGATGCCGGCCCTGGTGGCGGTGATGATCATGGTTTCGATCAGCACCTTCAACTGGTCCTCGGTCGTGCGCCTGCGCTCCCATCCCCTGTCGTCGTCGGTGGTGATGGTCGCGACCGTGATCGTGGTGGTGACGACCGGAGACCTCGCCAAGGGCGTCCTCGTCGGCGTGCTCCTCAGCGGCGTGTTCTTCGCGGCCAAGGTGGCGCGCATCCTGAGCGTGCGCTCGGAGCTTTCCGAGGACGGCACGCAGCGCACCTATTTCGTCGCGGGGCAGGTGTTCTTCGCCTCCTCCAACAGCTTGGTGGAAGCCTTCGACTATCTCGATGTGCCGAAGAAGGTGTGCATCGATCTCAGCCAGGCCCATTTCTGGGACATCACCGCCATCGGCGCCCTCGATTCGATCGTCCTGAAGCTGAGGCGCCACGGCGCGGAGGTCGACGTCGCCGGCCTCAACGAAGCGAGCGCCACCATGGTCGAACGCTTCGGCACACACCAGCGCGCCGATGCCGCGAGCGGGCCGGCGGCGCATTGA
- a CDS encoding glycosyltransferase family 8 protein produces the protein MTAAYCITTDAAYFLPALYAAASIRRQPDGGDLEIFILCGPGEAPADHAALDARAGSRATLITADVDAVATDAPTTGFSRAVYRRLFLDRILPERITRIISLDADIEVIRPGLSALATIDLGGHALAAAFDMIFLKQFGGGALGERFVHHRAGLGLGPDTPYFNNGVTVIDRAAWSARGLGAAALRHVLAHRAACPYLEQDGLNAVIAGDFAPLSPRFNFMGDFFHLDLEGAIAPIVRHFVTRPKPWETVPWQGRYDIPAAYDAFFEAVGSRPDIAGAPEPLTPQTDVDWPRFRARLLDWASRQRFADRAEAALA, from the coding sequence ATGACGGCCGCCTATTGCATCACCACCGACGCCGCCTATTTCCTTCCGGCCCTCTATGCCGCCGCCTCGATCCGGCGGCAGCCGGACGGAGGCGACCTCGAGATCTTCATCCTGTGCGGCCCCGGCGAAGCGCCGGCCGACCATGCGGCGCTCGACGCCCGCGCCGGCAGCCGGGCGACGCTGATCACCGCCGATGTCGACGCCGTCGCCACCGATGCGCCGACGACCGGCTTTTCCCGCGCCGTCTATCGCCGCCTCTTCCTCGACCGCATCCTGCCCGAGCGCATCACGCGCATCATCTCGCTCGACGCGGACATCGAGGTGATTCGCCCCGGCCTCTCCGCCCTGGCGACGATCGATCTCGGCGGCCATGCCCTGGCGGCCGCCTTCGACATGATCTTCCTGAAGCAGTTCGGCGGCGGCGCCCTCGGCGAGCGCTTCGTGCACCATCGCGCCGGCCTCGGCCTCGGCCCGGACACGCCCTATTTCAACAACGGCGTCACCGTGATCGACCGTGCGGCATGGTCGGCCCGCGGCCTCGGCGCGGCGGCGCTGCGCCATGTGCTCGCCCATCGCGCCGCCTGCCCCTATCTCGAACAGGACGGCCTCAACGCCGTGATCGCCGGCGATTTCGCGCCGCTGTCGCCGCGCTTCAATTTCATGGGCGACTTCTTCCACCTCGACCTCGAAGGGGCGATCGCCCCGATCGTCCGCCACTTCGTCACGCGCCCCAAGCCGTGGGAGACGGTGCCCTGGCAGGGCCGCTACGACATTCCCGCCGCCTACGACGCCTTCTTCGAGGCGGTCGGCAGCCGGCCCGACATAGCGGGAGCGCCCGAGCCGCTGACGCCGCAGACGGATGTCGACTGGCCCCGCTTCCGGGCGCGGCTGCTCGACTGGGCGTCGCGCCAGCGCTTCGCCGACCGGGCCGAGGCCGCCTTGGCCTGA
- a CDS encoding glutathione S-transferase N-terminal domain-containing protein, with protein MKLFYIPDTCALAVHIAALEAGLDVELVRVERRGRGHVFEGGDYAAVNPKGKVPAIEIDGEILTETQAILHCIASLAPERLPFPAGGLPRWRMVETLSFITAELHRGLSPLFHAEIAPDHKSVLLGVLRRNLGLLQDMIGEKPFLMGEAFTVADAYAYVVTGWAGSFDIDFRAWPVLDAYRDRIAARPSVQRALREEGMAAA; from the coding sequence ATGAAACTCTTCTATATTCCCGACACCTGCGCCCTCGCGGTCCACATCGCCGCGCTGGAGGCGGGGCTCGATGTCGAGCTCGTCAGGGTCGAGCGCCGTGGCAGGGGCCATGTCTTCGAGGGCGGCGACTATGCTGCCGTCAACCCCAAAGGCAAGGTTCCCGCCATCGAGATCGACGGCGAGATTCTGACCGAGACCCAGGCCATCCTCCATTGCATCGCGTCCCTGGCTCCCGAGCGGCTGCCCTTCCCGGCCGGGGGCCTGCCGCGCTGGCGCATGGTGGAGACGCTCAGCTTCATCACGGCGGAACTGCATCGCGGCCTTTCGCCCCTCTTCCACGCCGAGATCGCCCCGGATCACAAATCCGTGCTCCTCGGCGTGCTTCGCCGCAATCTCGGCCTGCTGCAGGATATGATCGGCGAAAAGCCGTTCCTGATGGGTGAAGCGTTCACGGTGGCGGATGCCTATGCCTATGTCGTCACCGGCTGGGCCGGGTCTTTCGATATCGATTTCCGGGCCTGGCCCGTGCTCGACGCCTATCGTGACCGTATCGCCGCCCGTCCGAGCGTCCAGCGCGCCTTGCGCGAGGAAGGCATGGCCGCGGCGTAG